CGCTTGGCGCCTTCGCGCCTTGGCGTGCCCTCTCCCCCTCCGCGTCTCAACGTCTTTGCGGTGAATCCCCCCCCGCCGCCCTGTCGTCCCGCCCCCCTCACTTTTGCATTTCCAAGCTCAGGTTGACCTCGGAGCCGGCCATGACCTCGATCTCCTGGATCCACTCCTTGTAGCCGAACAGGAACAGCCGGATCTTGTGCGCGCCCGGCGCCAGCCGCAGCTTGGCCGGGGTCATGCCCACGAAATTCTCGTTCACGAACACGCTGGCGCCGGCGGGCGTCGTGGCCAGCACGATGAGCCCCTTGTCGTCGGCGGCCGGAGCCCGCGGCGGGGCGGGGGATGCCGGGGTCGCCGCCGGCGGTGGGGCGGGGGCGCTGCCGTCAGCCGGTGCGGCCGGTGG
This DNA window, taken from Acidobacteriota bacterium, encodes the following:
- a CDS encoding PEGA domain-containing protein: PPAAPADGSAPAPPPAATPASPAPPRAPAADDKGLIVLATTPAGASVFVNENFVGMTPAKLRLAPGAHKIRLFLFGYKEWIQEIEVMAGSEVNLSLEMQK